One Prunus dulcis chromosome 7, ALMONDv2, whole genome shotgun sequence DNA segment encodes these proteins:
- the LOC117634934 gene encoding uncharacterized protein LOC117634934, translated as MSSVLGSQGVVLATAMAVSGTVILLALRLQKSLPNSHFPADQINQSSPQILRSCISSEGKKRRKKNKRVHFAEDVVDPSGDGQEFRRQHQIITSTSSNSSSSCLSASSTSSTVLNFKKTRAQKFKGPMPANRAALYNGILRDRVVHRLAYSY; from the exons aTGTCTTCAGTGTTAGGCTCACAAGGGGTGGTCTTGGCCACAGCCATGGCGGTCTCTGGCACTGTCATCCTCCTAGCTCTTCGCCTACAGAAATCCTTGCCCAATTCTCACTTCCCTGCTGACCAAATCAACCAGTCCTCGCCTCAAATTCTACGATCTTGTATATCTTCTG aaggaaagaagaggaggaagaagaacaaaaggGTGCACTTTGCAGAGGATGTGGTGGATCCAAGTGGAGATGGTCAGGAGTTTAGAAGGCAGCATCAGATAATTACCTCCACTtcttccaattcttcttcttcttgcttgtCGGCATCTTCAACTTCATCTACAGTactgaattttaaaaagacaAGGGCCCAAAAATTCAAAGGACCAATGCCTGCTAACCGCGCGGCTCTCTACAATGGAATTCTCAGGGATCGTGTGGTTCACCGATTGGCCTACTCATACTGA
- the LOC117636047 gene encoding uncharacterized protein LOC117636047, with protein sequence MVTTLNASVTTWIRHLLACMGGCFGCCTKPTPIIAVDEPSKGLRIQGRTVKKPGISDDFWSSSTYDLDNSALQSQRSISSISTSNQTLTHGSVAGSTSSQSDFVNNGLVLWNQTRLEWIGSGKPRNHTPTSRESRLSWNSTYERLVGTKQRQSFTQRIPLSDMIDFLVEVWEQEGLYD encoded by the exons ATGGTGACGACTCTCAACGCCTCCGTGACTACTTGGATCCGTCACTTACTCGCTTGCATGGG TGGTTGTTTTGGATGCTGCACTAAACCCACACCAATTATTGCCGTCGATGAGCCGTCCAAGGGATTGAGAATTCAAGGTCGAACTGTTAAGAAACCTGGTATCTCAGATGATTTTTGGAGCAGCAGTACATACGACTTGGACAATAGTGCTCTTCAATCCCAGAGAAGCATCTCATCCATCAGCACCTCCAACCAGACCCTCACCCATGGCAGTGTGGCTGGTAGCACAAGCAGCCAGTCTGACTTTGTAAATAATG GTCTTGTTCTCTGGAACCAGACCAGGCTTGAGTGGATTGGAAGTGGCAAGCCTAGAAATCATACTCCAACAAGTCGGGAAAGCAGATTAAG TTGGAATTCAACGTATGAAAGATTGGTTGGAACCAAACAGAGACAGTCTTTCACGCAGCGCATTCCTTTGTCT GACATGATAGACTTTCTCGTGGAAGTATGGGAGCAGGAGGGGCTGTACGATTGA
- the LOC117634321 gene encoding EIN3-binding F-box protein 1-like codes for MPALVNYSGDDDFYPAGSFYSNPMDLGCLLSIGSVYYPPSKRARKDSQFAFEGSDFEQVRKPSIEVLPDECLFEIFRRLDGGKERSSCACVSKKWLMLLSSIRKVDLCKSPAADKVIQPLKLDNSDDTEMTTGEEDQELENDGYLTRCLEGKKATDIRLAAIAVGTSSRGGLGKLLIRGSNSFREVTNLGLSAVAQGCPSLKSLSLWNVSSVGDEGLIEIAKGCPLLEKLDLCQCPSISNRGLIAIAEGCPNLTALNVEACSRIGNEGLQAIGRFCSKLQSISIRDCTLVGDHGVSSLLSSASSVLTKVKLQALNITDFSLAVIGHYGKAVTNLVLSGLQNVSEKGFWVMGNAQALQNLVSLTITSCRGTTDVSLEAIGKGCTNLKQMCLRKCCFVSDNGLVGFAKAAGSLESLQLEECNRVTQAGIISALSNCGAKLRSLTLVKCMGIKDIGSAVPMLSCCISLQSLSVRNCPGFGSASLALVGRLCPQLQNVDLSGLYGMTDAGILSLLESLEEGLVKVNLNGCLNLTDEVVVALARLHGETLEVVSLDGCRKITDASLAAIADNCLFLRELDVSKCAITDSGLAFLSCADRINLQVLSISGCSEISHKSLSSLKKLGKTLVGLNLQNCTAISNRSVELLVESLWRCDILA; via the exons ATGCCTGCCCTCGTTAATTACAGTG GTGATGATGATTTCTATCCTGCGGGTTCTTTTTACTCAAATCCCATGGATTTGGGTTGCCTGTTGTCAATTGGCAGTGTGTATTACCCCCCTAGCAAGCGGGCTCGCAAAGATTCCCAATTTGCGTTCGAAGGGAGCGATTTTGAGCAAGTCAGGAAGCCTTCAATTGAAGTTCTTCCTGATGAATGTCTCTTTGAGATCTTCAGGCGCCTGGATGGTGGTAAAGAACGGAGCTCATGTGCATGCGTCTCTAAGAAGTGGCTTATGCTCTTAAGCAGTATCCGCAAGGTTGATCTTTGCAAAAGCCCAGCTGCAGATAAGGTGATTCAACCCTTGAAGCTTGACAATTCAGATGACACTGAAATGACCACTGGTGAAGAAGATCAAGAACTGGAAAATGATGGTTACCTCACAAGGTGTTTGGAAGGGAAGAAAGCAACAGATATTAGACTTGCTGCTATTGCCGTTGGAACCAGTAGCCGTGGCGGACTGGGTAAGCTATTGATTCGAGGTAGCAACTCATTCCGTGAGGTTACCAACCTTGGCCTCTCAGCAGTTGCTCAGGGGTGCCCTTCTCTCAAGTCTCTTTCTTTATGGAACGTCTCTTCTGTTGGTGACGAAGGTCTGATTGAGATAGCTAAAGGATGCCCTTTGTTGGAGAAGCTTGATCTTTGCCAGTGCCCCTCAATTTCCAACAGAGGTTTGATTGCAATTGCAGAGGGATGCCCAAATTTGACTGCTTTGAATGTTGAAGCCTGTTCAAGGATCGGTAATGAGGGCTTGCAAGCTATTGGAAGGTTTTGCTCCAAGCTGCAGTCCATATCTATCAGAGACTGCACTCTTGTTGGAGATCATGGAGTTTCTAGTCTGTTATCATCAGCTTCTTCTGTGCTAACGAAGGTAAAGCTTCAGGCTTTGAACATCACAGATTTCTCTCTAGCCGTGATTGGGCATTATGGCAAGGCTGTTACCAATTTAGTTCTTAGTGGTCTCCAGAATGTAAGTGAGAAAGGCTTTTGGGTCATGGGTAATGCTCAAGCTCTGCAGAATCTGGTTTCGTTGACAATTACTTCCTGTCGGGGAACTACAGATGTCAGTCTTGAAGCCATTGGCAAGGGTTGCACAAATTTGAAGCAGATGTGCCTTCGCAAGTGTTGCTTTGTGTCTGACAATGGACTGGTAGGTTTTGCCAAAGCTGCAGGATCGCTTGAGAGCTTGCAACTGGAGGAGTGTAACAGGGTTACCCAAGCAGGGATAATTTCTGCCCTCTCGAACTGTGGAGCAAAGCTGAGGTCTCTTACTCTAGTGAAGTGCATGGGAATCAAGGATATAGGTTCAGCAGTACCTATGCTCTCTTGTTGCATATCGCTTCAATCCTTGTCCGTTCGGAACTGCCCTGGCTTTGGTAGTGCTAGCCTGGCCCTGGTAGGAAGGTTGTGCCCTCAGCTCCAGAATGTAGACCTTAGTGGTCTCTATGGAATGACAGATGCTGGGATTCTCTCGCTTCTAGAGAGTTTGGAGGAAGGACTTGTCAAAGTGAATCTTAATGGTTGCTTGAATTTGACAGATGAAGTAGTTGTGGCATTAGCTAGGCTACATGGGGAGACTCTGGAGGTAGTGAGTCTCGATGGGTGCAGGAAGATTACGGATGCAAGCTTGGCGGCAATTGCAGACAACTGCTTGTTTCTTCGTGAGCTAGATGTATCCAAGTGTGCAATCACAGATTCTGGCCTTGCTTTCCTTTCTTGTGCAGATCGGATCAATTTGCAAGTCCTCTCCATTTCTGGCTGTTCTGAAATATCACACAAGAGCCTCTCTTCCCTGAAGAAATTGGGCAAGACCTTGGTGGGGCTGAATCTCCAAAACTGTACTGCAATCAGCAACAGATCAGTTGAGCTACTTGTCGAGAGCTTGTGGAGATGTGATATCCTGGCTTAA
- the LOC117633772 gene encoding CBL-interacting serine/threonine-protein kinase 24, with product MKKVSRKVGKYEVGRTIGEGTFAKVKFARNIETGESVAMKILAKSTILKHRMVDQIKREISIMKIVRHPNIVRLHEVLAGRTKIFIILEFVTGGELFDKIVHQGKLPEYESRKYFQQLIDAVAHCHSKGVFHRDLKPENLLLDSYGNLKVSDFGLSALPEQGVGLLHTTCGTPNYVAPEVLGDQGYDGAAADVWSCGVILYVLMAGYLPFDETNLHTLYRKINAAEFSCPYWFSPEANSLIHKILDPNPKTRIQIGGIRKDPWFRRNYVPFKNGEDEEVSLDDVHAVFEDIEDQYVAERSESKDGGPLLMNAFEMITLSQGLNLSALFDRRQDYINRQTRFVSRKPAKVIISNVEAVAESMSLKVHTRNYKTRLEGISSDKAGQFAVVLEVYEVAPSLFMVDVRKATGDTLEYHKFYKNLCAKLEDIIWKPKEGMASSNLLRTMTC from the exons ATGAAGAAGGTGTCGAGAAAGGTAGGGAAGTATGAGGTTGGGCGAACCATCGGCGAAGGAACATTCGCCAAGGTTAAGTTTGCCAGGAACATCGAAACCGGTGAAAGTGTGGCCATGAAGATTTTGGCCAAAAGCACCATTCTCAAGCACAGAATGGTTGATCAG ATTAAAAGAGAGATATCCATAATGAAGATTGTCAGGCATCCTAATATAGTACGGTTGCATGAG GTTTTGGCAGGCCGGAcgaaaatatttataattctCGAGTTTGTAACTGGAGGAGAATTGTTTGATAAAATT GTTCACCAAGGAAAGCTTCCTGAATATGAATCCAGGAAATACTTTCAACAGCTCATAGATGCAGTTGCCCATTGTCATAGTAAGGGTGTGTTCCACAGAGACCTGAAG CCCGAGAATCTTCTCCTTGATTCTTATGGAAATTTGAAGGTTTCTGATTTTGGACTAAGTGCATTGCCTGAACAA GGAGTTGGTCTTCTTCACACTACGTGTGGAACCCCAAACTATGTTGCGCCTGAG GTGCTGGGGGACCAAGGTTATGATGGCGCAGCTGCTGATGTTTGGTCATGTGGGGTCATCCTATATGTTCTAATGGCTGGATATCTCCCATTTGATGAGACAAACCTTCATACCCTATATAGAAAG ATTAATGCAGCAGAGTTTTCCTGTCCATATTGGTTTTCTCCTGAGGCAAATTCTCTGATACATAAGATACTTGATCCTAATCCTAAAACT CGTATTCAGATTGGAGGAATCAGAAAGGATCCTTGGTTTAGGAGAAATTATGTGCCTTTCAAAAATGGGGAAGATGAGGAAGTGAGTTTGGATGATGTTCATGCAGTGTTTGAAGATATTGAG GACCAATATGTAGCAGAGAGATCAGAAAGTAAGGACGGCGGTCCATTATTAATGAATGCATTTGAGATGATTACCCTATCCCAAGGGCTAAATCTATCAGCATTGTTTGACAGGAGACAG GATTACATAAACCGGCAAACTCGATTTGTTTCCCGAAAACCAGCTAAAGTTATAATTTCAAATGTAGAAGCTGTGGCAGAATCAATGAGTCTGAAGGTCCATACCCGTAATTACAAG ACAAGACTAGAAGGAATATCTTCAGATAAGGCCGGACAATTTGCAGTTGTCCTTGAG GTTTATGAAGTTGCACCATCCCTTTTCATGGTGGATGTTCGAAAGGCTACAGGAGATACTCTTGAATACCATAAG ttttacaaaaatttatgCGCCAAATTAGAAGACATTATTTGGAAACCAAAAGAGGGTATGGCTAGTTCCAATTTGCTTCGAACAATGACTTGCTGA